A section of the bacterium HR11 genome encodes:
- the thrC_1 gene encoding Threonine synthase — translation MAFVRGLVCRECGASFDEIPAATCDRCLGPLDVAYDWDAVRRHLSRSAIEQGPPSMWRYRALLPVDPTDSIGDRTGWTPLWHARRLGEALGHPRVFVKNDGANHPTLSFKDRVVATALAWARRRGIAVVGCASTGNLAHAVAAQAARHGFRAVILVPADLEVGKVVATAVHNPILITVDGHYDHVNRLCYELAEAYGWGMVNINLRAYYGEGSKTVGYEIAEQMGWQVPDHVVVPMAGGSLITKIHRAFQEFIRLGLVEDKPYRMHGAQAEGCGPIVHAFQQDADVITPERPHTIVRSLAIGNPADGRYALRTIRQTGGRGVAVSDDEVREGIRLLAETEGIFTEPAGGVVVAAAARLIREGHIPPDESVVLAITGHGLKTLEAVTDVRPQVYGPIRPNLDAFRVLWDRIASLGTP, via the coding sequence ATGGCGTTTGTCCGAGGGCTCGTGTGTCGAGAGTGCGGCGCTTCGTTCGATGAAATCCCGGCGGCGACGTGCGACCGCTGTTTGGGTCCGCTGGACGTGGCCTACGACTGGGACGCCGTCCGGCGGCACCTGAGCCGGTCGGCCATCGAGCAGGGCCCGCCCAGCATGTGGCGCTATCGAGCCCTCCTGCCCGTGGACCCGACGGACTCCATCGGGGACCGCACGGGATGGACGCCCCTGTGGCATGCCCGTCGGCTCGGGGAAGCCCTGGGCCACCCCCGGGTCTTCGTCAAAAACGACGGGGCGAATCATCCGACCCTGTCGTTCAAGGACCGCGTCGTGGCGACGGCCCTGGCGTGGGCCCGTCGGCGGGGGATCGCCGTCGTCGGCTGTGCGTCGACGGGCAATCTGGCGCATGCCGTCGCGGCGCAGGCGGCCCGGCACGGCTTTCGGGCCGTGATCCTCGTTCCCGCCGACCTGGAGGTCGGCAAGGTCGTGGCGACGGCCGTCCACAATCCGATCCTCATTACGGTGGACGGTCACTACGACCACGTCAACCGTCTGTGCTACGAGCTGGCCGAGGCCTACGGGTGGGGCATGGTCAACATCAACCTGCGGGCTTACTACGGCGAGGGCTCCAAGACGGTCGGATATGAAATCGCCGAGCAGATGGGCTGGCAGGTCCCCGACCACGTCGTCGTCCCCATGGCGGGCGGCTCGTTGATCACGAAGATTCATCGGGCCTTCCAGGAGTTCATCCGGCTGGGCCTCGTCGAGGACAAGCCCTATCGCATGCACGGGGCCCAGGCGGAAGGCTGTGGTCCCATCGTCCATGCCTTCCAGCAGGACGCCGACGTCATCACCCCCGAGCGCCCCCACACGATCGTCCGCTCGCTGGCCATCGGAAATCCGGCCGACGGTCGCTATGCCCTGCGGACCATCCGTCAGACGGGCGGCCGGGGCGTGGCCGTCTCCGACGACGAGGTCCGGGAGGGCATCCGTCTCCTGGCCGAGACGGAGGGCATCTTCACGGAGCCGGCCGGCGGCGTCGTCGTCGCGGCGGCGGCTCGCCTCATCCGGGAAGGCCACATCCCGCCCGACGAGTCGGTCGTCCTGGCCATCACGGGCCAC
- a CDS encoding Bacterial leucyl aminopeptidase — translation MRPTLWLGLIGFSVVTSMFTAAASPWPTGFETAIRIEQLRADLQFLADDLLEGRAPGTRGDRLAARYIATRLAMMGLEPLEGAPDYLQPVPMVGVTARPEPLRVEVRGQTLEFQAVQDFVVWSGVYEPAVSIADAPLVFVGYGIEAPEYRWDDYKGQDMRGKVLVMLVNDPPAPPSEPNLFEGKAMTYYGRWTYKFEEAYRKGALGAFVIHVPDMAGYPWQVVQSSWTGEQVHLDVPGVEPALPVKGWIQEAAARRILQAAGYSLDDLLRRAARRDFRPIDLGVRVTVEFHQEARRFTSQNVAAVLRGADPDLQSEAVLYTAHFDHLGIGPTVQGDSIYNGAYDNASGVAAVLGVAEVYAHLARQGIRPRRSVLFLMVTAEEAGLLGSLYYASRPLWPLDKTVANINLDGVNVWGPTEDFVPLGMDRTTMDEVLQEVARAMGVTLRPDPFPEKGYFFRSDHFSLARKGVPAVSVEAGTHYVGKPPDWGEKLHEEYIARHYHQPSDQYDPAWPLTGMAQTVEWAFRAGWLLATRDARPVWKPGRAVRVPGL, via the coding sequence ATGCGGCCAACTCTCTGGCTTGGACTGATCGGCTTCAGTGTCGTCACCTCGATGTTCACGGCGGCGGCCTCGCCCTGGCCGACCGGATTTGAGACGGCCATCCGCATCGAACAGCTCCGGGCCGACTTGCAGTTCCTGGCCGATGACCTCTTAGAGGGCCGGGCCCCCGGCACACGGGGCGACCGACTGGCGGCCCGGTACATCGCCACACGCCTGGCCATGATGGGCCTGGAGCCCCTCGAGGGCGCCCCGGACTACCTTCAGCCCGTCCCGATGGTCGGCGTGACGGCTCGGCCGGAACCCCTGCGGGTCGAGGTCCGGGGCCAGACCCTGGAGTTCCAAGCCGTGCAGGACTTCGTCGTGTGGAGCGGCGTTTACGAACCGGCCGTCTCCATCGCCGACGCCCCCCTCGTATTCGTCGGCTACGGCATCGAGGCGCCCGAATACCGATGGGACGACTACAAGGGCCAGGACATGCGGGGCAAGGTCCTGGTCATGCTCGTGAACGACCCGCCGGCCCCGCCGTCGGAGCCGAACCTCTTCGAAGGTAAGGCGATGACCTACTACGGGCGCTGGACGTATAAGTTCGAGGAGGCCTACCGGAAGGGCGCCCTGGGCGCCTTCGTCATCCACGTCCCGGATATGGCGGGTTATCCGTGGCAAGTCGTTCAAAGCTCCTGGACCGGCGAGCAGGTCCACCTGGACGTCCCCGGCGTGGAGCCGGCCCTACCCGTCAAGGGCTGGATTCAGGAGGCGGCCGCCCGGCGGATCCTCCAGGCCGCCGGTTACAGTTTGGATGACTTGCTCCGACGGGCCGCCCGGCGGGACTTCCGGCCCATCGACCTCGGCGTTCGGGTCACCGTCGAATTTCACCAGGAGGCCCGAAGGTTCACGTCGCAAAATGTAGCGGCGGTCCTCCGGGGGGCGGACCCCGACCTCCAGTCAGAGGCGGTCCTCTACACGGCCCACTTCGACCACCTGGGCATCGGGCCGACCGTGCAGGGCGATAGCATCTACAACGGGGCCTATGACAACGCCTCCGGCGTGGCGGCCGTCCTCGGCGTGGCCGAAGTCTATGCCCATCTGGCCCGGCAGGGCATCCGACCCCGGCGTTCCGTCCTGTTCTTGATGGTCACGGCCGAGGAGGCCGGCCTCCTCGGGTCGCTCTATTATGCCAGCCGGCCCCTCTGGCCCCTCGATAAGACGGTCGCCAACATCAATCTGGACGGTGTCAACGTGTGGGGCCCGACAGAGGACTTCGTGCCCCTCGGGATGGACCGGACGACGATGGACGAAGTCCTCCAGGAAGTCGCCCGGGCGATGGGGGTGACCCTCCGGCCGGACCCGTTCCCCGAAAAGGGCTACTTCTTCCGGTCCGACCACTTCAGCCTGGCCCGGAAGGGTGTCCCGGCCGTCTCCGTAGAGGCCGGGACTCATTACGTCGGGAAGCCCCCGGATTGGGGCGAAAAACTCCATGAAGAATACATCGCCCGGCACTATCATCAGCCCAGCGACCAGTACGACCCGGCGTGGCCGTTGACCGGCATGGCCCAGACGGTAGAATGGGCCTTCCGGGCCGGTTGGCTCCTGGCGACCCGAGACGCTCGGCCTGTCTGGAAGCCGGGTCGGGCCGTTCGGGTCCCGGGCCTTTAA
- the pdxK gene encoding Pyridoxine kinase, with protein MRQTVLTIGTFDPTGYEGLTVDLRVFHTYRTYGLGVATAILAHNTQAVLGVYPVPLEHVGAQLEAVFNDVKVLGVKVGAVPDLKTAELVAGVLQDVKVPIVVVDPVWRSATGYAFHTAENLRSWTRILGPVATVLTPNVEEAAALSDMDSIADITAMRAACEIIHHRYRPAHVVVKGGRLSGLVRATDVLYDGRRHHVLEHPWTRSPNRLGAGDAFAAVVAALLVQGNSVQQAVTTAKQFIARAMQHTFQIAQGPVQPLNLTIPRV; from the coding sequence ATGCGGCAGACCGTCCTGACCATCGGCACGTTCGACCCGACGGGTTATGAGGGCCTGACCGTCGACCTGCGGGTTTTCCATACCTATCGCACTTACGGGCTCGGCGTGGCGACGGCCATCCTGGCCCACAATACTCAGGCCGTCCTGGGCGTCTACCCCGTCCCCCTGGAACACGTGGGGGCCCAGTTGGAGGCCGTCTTCAACGACGTGAAGGTCCTGGGCGTCAAGGTCGGGGCCGTCCCGGACCTGAAGACGGCCGAGCTCGTCGCCGGCGTCCTGCAGGACGTGAAGGTCCCTATCGTCGTCGTGGACCCCGTCTGGCGTTCGGCGACCGGTTATGCCTTCCATACGGCCGAGAACCTGCGGTCGTGGACCCGTATCCTGGGGCCCGTCGCCACCGTCCTGACGCCGAACGTCGAGGAGGCGGCCGCTCTCAGTGATATGGACTCGATCGCCGACATCACGGCCATGAGGGCGGCCTGCGAGATCATCCATCACCGGTATCGACCGGCGCACGTCGTCGTCAAGGGCGGCCGGCTTTCCGGCCTGGTTCGGGCCACCGACGTCCTCTACGACGGTCGGCGCCACCACGTCTTGGAACACCCCTGGACCCGAAGCCCGAACCGGCTCGGGGCCGGTGATGCCTTCGCCGCCGTCGTCGCCGCCCTGCTCGTGCAAGGGAATTCAGTCCAGCAGGCCGTGACGACGGCCAAGCAGTTCATCGCCCGGGCGATGCAGCATACTTTCCAAATCGCCCAGGGTCCCGTCCAGCCCTTGAACCTCACCATCCCGCGGGTGTAG
- the tadA_2 gene encoding tRNA-specific adenosine deaminase — protein MNPLTAFFEEHETWMEVALEAARQAMARGEVPVGAVLVYPDGRYYVDANAMEAHRSALEHAEIRVLRQALRSARSRWLSEATLYVTVEPCPMCAGAILLTRIPLVVIGTPDPRAGACGTVVSVLGNVAFNHRPVLVWGVRAAEARQLLQDFFRQVGRSADGQMGRWAGRQVGR, from the coding sequence ATGAATCCCCTAACAGCCTTCTTTGAGGAACACGAGACCTGGATGGAGGTCGCCCTCGAGGCGGCTCGGCAGGCGATGGCCCGGGGCGAGGTCCCCGTCGGGGCGGTTTTGGTCTATCCAGACGGCCGTTACTACGTGGACGCCAACGCCATGGAGGCCCACCGGTCGGCGTTGGAACACGCCGAGATCCGCGTTCTCCGGCAGGCCCTTCGCTCCGCCCGGAGCCGATGGCTGTCGGAGGCGACCCTCTACGTCACCGTAGAGCCCTGCCCGATGTGCGCCGGCGCCATCCTGCTGACCCGCATCCCCCTGGTCGTGATCGGTACGCCGGACCCCCGGGCCGGCGCCTGCGGGACCGTCGTGTCCGTCCTGGGCAACGTCGCCTTCAATCACCGGCCCGTCCTCGTATGGGGCGTCCGGGCGGCCGAGGCCCGTCAGCTCCTGCAGGATTTTTTCCGGCAGGTCGGCAGGTCGGCAGATGGGCAGATGGGCAGGTGGGCAGGTCGGCAGGTCGGCAGATAG
- the epsG_1 gene encoding Type II secretion system protein G, with the protein MLKRKKGQGFSLIELLIVVAIIGIIAAIAIPNLLSALQKGRQKKTMGDMKSLGTAVETVNTDCAYYPTLADADVGSTDCATPSGLTLILTKGGAWLQNPIICDGWRRPMKYVSPAPGDPGTPVTVADPNCSKAFSEGGATTGSVTYSIVSGGRDGNPADCGHATWDPANNAYQPTGTSCGSSTTCVGFTDFICDISFAGGQFISFPEGMQKGT; encoded by the coding sequence ATGCTGAAACGTAAAAAGGGTCAGGGGTTCTCCCTCATCGAACTCCTCATCGTCGTGGCGATCATCGGCATCATCGCCGCGATCGCCATCCCGAACCTCCTGTCGGCCCTCCAGAAGGGCCGCCAGAAGAAAACGATGGGCGATATGAAATCGCTCGGCACGGCCGTCGAAACGGTGAATACCGATTGTGCCTATTATCCGACTTTGGCAGACGCGGACGTGGGCAGCACAGACTGCGCGACACCGTCAGGTTTAACGTTGATCCTCACAAAGGGCGGAGCGTGGCTTCAGAACCCGATCATCTGTGATGGGTGGCGTCGTCCGATGAAATATGTGTCCCCTGCACCTGGTGATCCGGGCACGCCGGTTACCGTCGCGGACCCCAATTGTAGTAAGGCATTCTCGGAAGGTGGCGCTACGACCGGCTCGGTTACCTACAGCATCGTGAGCGGCGGCCGAGATGGAAACCCAGCCGACTGCGGCCATGCTACGTGGGATCCTGCTAATAATGCGTATCAGCCGACCGGTACTTCGTGCGGGTCATCTACAACATGTGTAGGTTTTACCGATTTTATCTGTGATATTTCTTTCGCGGGCGGCCAGTTTATCTCCTTCCCCGAGGGCATGCAGAAGGGTACGTAA